A stretch of DNA from uncultured Pseudodesulfovibrio sp.:
TCGTGGACGCCGCCCTGCAGGATTCGGTGGGCTGGCAGCGCGAGTGGAGTCAGATCAAGGGACAGATCATGGCTCTGATGAAGCCGCAGATGGACCCTGCCAAGCTCTCTCCCAAGCAGCGCGTGGCCCTGGAGTATCTGGAGCGCGAGGACGTTGACGAACGTGTCCTGACCCACGTCTACTGCACCATGCGCGAAACTGAGAACTGCCCGGTCATGACCGCTCTGGACCCGCTGCTCAAGGCCACTCCGTTCAAGGCTGAGACCTGGACCAACACCTTTCACGCCTTTGCCGGACCTGGCGGCGCGGGCAAAACATCAAGCCTAATTCGCCTGGCCCTGCGCATGAAGAAGGAACGGCCCGGTATGCGGCTGTGCCTGGCCACGGCAGACGGCGGACGCGGTAAGGGCCGTCTGATCCTCAAGCACTACGCTGAGTTGAGCGGTTTGGCATTTCGTGAGATCATTACCCGGGACGACTTTGCTCTGCTCAAAGAAGAAGCCCGCCAGTTCGATATGATCCTTATCGACCTGCCCGGGCTGTCCGGTCAGACGACTTTGAAAGAATGGACGCAGTTGTACGGCCTGAGTGACTGTCCGGACCTGTCCATTCATCTGGTCATGAACCCCTATTACAGCAAGAGCCAGTTCGAGCGGTTCATGGACAAATATAAAAGTGAACAACTAGCCAGCGTTATCTGGACGAAACTCGATGAAGCCTGTACATTCGGGTCAATATTGAACTTGGCATTCGCCGGGGGGCTGCCGGTCTCCGCTCTTTCATACGGACCCGGCCTGAAAAACAGCATCAGCCCCGCCACGGAAGAGATGATCTGGCGACTGCTGTTCATGCGCAGGCTGCCCGACGGCAACATGCAACCGTAAGGAGTGCGACACACGTTATGAGTTCGAATCTTCCCCTGGTCCTCTCCGTCACCTCCGGCAAAGGAGGCGTCGGCAAGACCAACATGTCGGTCAATCTGGCCTACTCCTTGAGCGCCGCAGGCAAAAACGTCGTCCTGCTGGACGCCGATCTTGGGCTGGCCAACGTGGACGTCATTCTCGGGCTTGCGCCCCAATACAATCTCTTCCACCTGTTCCACGAGGAAATGACGCTGGACCGCATTCTCTTCGATACCCCTTACGGCTTCCGCATTCTGCCGGCCTCCTCGGGTGTCAGCGACATGGTCAACCTCGACAAGGGGCAGAAGCTGGATCTTCTGGATGCCATGGACTCCCTGGAGGACAATGTCGACTATCTCATCGTGGATACCGGCGCGGGCATCAACGACAACGTCCTCTATTTCAATCTGGCCGTGCAGGAACGACTGCTGATCATCACCCCGGAACCCACTTCCCTGACCGACGCCTACGCGCTGATCAAGGTCCTCAAGCTGCACCATGGGGTGGAAAAATTCCGCGTGCTGGTGAACATGGTCAAGGACGTGAACATGGCCCGCGAGGTCTACCTCAAGCTCCTGAACGCCTGTGATCACTTTCTCGACGGCATTTCGCTCGACCTGGTAGGCTTCGTGCCGTATGACCAGAACGTGCGCAACGCGGTCATCGCGCAGACCCCGTTCTGCCACAAATTTCCCAAGACCCCGGCCAGCGTGGCTGTCCGGCAGACGGCTCAAAAAGTCAAAAACTGGCAGGTAACCCCTAACACCGATGGCAATATTAAATTCTTCTGGAAGAAACTCCTCTTCCAGGAACGATCCGTGGCTTGAGCTGGAGCAGGGCGTCAAGCGTTGGGATGATTTCTCGCCGAGGGATCGGGAGAATATCGTCCGCTACTACGCGCCCAAAATCCGGATTCTGGCACTGCGGCTCAAAGCGAAGCTGCCTCAGAGCGTTGAGCTGAACGAGCTCATCAGCGCGGGCAGTCTCGGCCTTCTGGATGCCCTTGGGAAATTCAATCCGGAGTTGGGGATCAAGTTCGATACCTACTCGGAGAACCGGATCAAGGGGGCCATGCTTGACGAGCTTCGCCGCATGGACTGGTTCTCCAGGGGGCTCAGGCAGAAGGTCAAGGTGCTCGAAGACTCCATGCGCCAGATCGAGCATGAAACAGGCTCCCCCGCCACGACTGAGCAGCTCTGCGAACTCACCGGCATGTCCGACAAGGAGGTGCAGCAGGGACTTGAAGCGCTGAACAACCAGGTTTGTCTGAGCCTCGACACGTTTCAGGAGAATCTCATCGGCCAGAAGAAGATGACCGACAACGAACCGTTCCAGTCGGCCGCCTTTCAGGAGATTGTTGACAAAGTAGCCAATCTCATTGAAGAATTGACGCCGAGAGAAAAATTGGTCATATCTTTGTATTATGGGGAGGAGTTGAACATGAAGGAGACGGCCGAGGTTATGGACATAACCGAGGGACGCGTCTCGCAGCTCCACTCTCAAGCATTGAATAAATTAAGAAAAACGTTCAGAGCTCGTTACGAAAACGAGTAGCACTCATGTAAAGGAGACTTTCGATGGGTTATGATACCAACATGCGCGTCCTGGTTGTAGACGATTTCTCCACCATGCGTAAAATCATCAAAAACATCCTGCGCCAGCTGGGCTTCAACAACATCGTCGAGGCTGACGACGGCTCCACGGCCTGGGAAGTGCTCAACAAGGACAACATCGACTTCATCGTCTCCGACTGGAACATGCCCACCATGTCCGGCATCGAACTGCTCCGCAAGGTGCGCGCCAGCGAGGAATACGCGGACATCCCCTTCCTGATGGTTACCGCCGAGGCACAGCAGGAGAACATTATCGAGGCTGTCCAGGCCAAGGTGTCCAATTACATCGTCAAGCCGTTCACTCCCGAAACTCTGGGCCAGAAGATCGACAAAATCTTCGCCTAGGCCACCTTTGCCATTTAGGCTTTTGCCATGGTCCTGCTCGTTCCGGATGATGCCGATGATGTAACCGACGCTCCCGCCGAGCGGAAAGCGGAGTTGGACGACGCCGCAGCGAGCAAGGCCACCCAGAAGGTCGATCTCGACCTCGATGACGCCCCGTTCCTTGAAGATGAGGACGAGGAAGAGGAAATTGAGGAGGTCGAGGTCTCGACCCCGTTTTTGACCGAGGACGACAGCAAGCCCAAAACCGGGCTTGTCGCCCTGCTCAAAAACAAGTTCGTTATCATGGGGCTGGGCGTTATCCTGCTCCTGCTGGTCGTCATCGTCATTCTCCTGCTGCGCGCCCCAGAAGCTCCACCTCCGCCGCCTCCGCCCCCCGTGGAGGAAACCATTCCGGAACCGGCTCCCGAGCCCGAGGTTCCGGAGACGCCACAGATTCTCATCAAACTCGATCCGTTCCTCATCGAACAGATGGATTCGGCAGGCAAGATCCGCTTTCTCGAGGTCAGTATCCTCCTGTCCACCGAGGATGAGGGACTGGCCCGGCAGTTCAAGCAGGAGACGTTTGCCGTCCGCAACGCCCTGTACTACTATCTCAAGAATAAGGATCTGCAGTTTTTGTCCGATAAGGAAAACAGTGAGAAGCTGAAAAAGGAATTGCTGGTCATCATCAATCAATACATGGGGTTCGGCCAGTTCGATACATTGATGTTCGAACAATATCTTGTGAGGTGATCCATGAGCACTACGCCTTTGGACCTGCCCATACTCATTTCGCAGCTGCCCTTCGTGCAGAAGATCGCCCATGCGGAAAAGGCCACGCCCGAGATCAACCAACAGCTCTTCGGCCCCCTGATCCAGGAACAGCTCCGCCAACGCGAGGGTACGGTCCAACAGGTCCAGAAGAAGACCGCGACCGATCCTGTGGACCGGGACGGACACCACGACCAACACCAGGAAGCCGCCCCGGAACGGAAAGACCGCGAACCGGAAGCGGATGATCCCGATACCGGTGCCTCCAGCGGCTCCCCCTGGTCCGGCAACATCGTCAACGTCAAGATCTGACCCCCAAAGGGGCGAACCGCATCATGTCCACTCTGCTCATCATTCTCTTCACCATCAGCGAAGTCGTCCTGCTCGGCGTCGTTATCCTGTTCTTCCTTCGCCTGCGCAAATCCGAAATCCTTCTCTCCGGCCTGCACGCCAAACAGGAGGAATTCGTCAAACGTCTTCAGTTCAATACCCAGCTTGAAAACGAACTGGTAGCCACCTTCGAGCAACGCCAGCAGGAACTGGTCGCCTTGAACTCGCAGCTGGAGACTAAGGCCACCGAACTCAAAAAGCTGGTCAAACTCGCCAACGAGTACGCTAAGTCCCCGCAATTCATGCGGGAAATCATCATTCAGGGACATCGATCCGGCAAGACACCGATGCAACTCGCCAAATCTACCGGCCTCGCGCTGGAGGAAGTCGAGTTGATCATCGATCAGTCCTAGAGGCACCGCGTGCGCGTTTCAGGATCAGGGACAGGAGGCTTCTTCAATGGCGGAGGCAGCCGGTCCGACCGATTTCGCAGCCGCCATCGTCCCGGCCAGAAAGTGCGTGGCGTTCTGATCAAGAACCTCCCTGATTCCATGGCCTGGGTGGATATCGATGGCGAACGGCTCCTTGCGCAACTCGAATCACCACGCCCTGAAGGCAGCCGCCTTCTCTTCCTCGTTCAACAGATCGTCCCGCAGATCGTCCTGAAGGAACTGACAGGCGATGCACACGGCAATGCGGCCAATACCCTCACCAGGGTCAGTGACTTCGACTCGGCCCGTACACTCTTTGAAAACAGATTTCGCACCGCCCTCAAGGAGGCTGACCTGTTTGGCCGCCCCCTGCCCCTGCCCGATTTTCTCGGCCTTCTCGCTGCAAACCCGCCGCTTTACGCAGCCTACCAGGATGCAGCCAACTGCGCCGCCCCCTTGTCCAAGGCCCTTCAAGACGCGAACAAAGGCACTCTCCGCTACCAGCCCTGGTTAGCTCCAACCGGACAGCGGCAGGCGACTGTCATTCGACAAGCCGACCGCGAGTCTCAGCTTACTGAAATAGTCATTGAATTCGACCATGCGCGTATGGGCCTCACCCGCGTGCAGTTCCTGCGCAAGGCCGACACCCTGTCGTTTCGCGCGCAACTCCAACACCCTGAATACGCCCACCACCTTGCTGCGGATTTTGAGACCCGAAGATACTCAGACACCGTTTTCCAAATCCGGCACCTGGGCGTCGGCAAGCTACCCCGCACCAGTCACAGCGGTATCCTTGCGGAGTTATTGTTCAAGGGATAGGCCTACGCCTTTCGACATAGTAACGGTGCAGTTACGCATAGAGCTGGTTAGTGAAGAGAGTTTCCAAAACACTCAGCACACCTTTTCCTTTTGAATCTCTATCGCGGAATCACAACGGCTTGGCTAGACCAAATGTTTTTGGGTGTCCCAGTCCATGGTTTTTCAAAGGCCTGGTGGTACCTGTTGGAGAATCCCTGTGCAGGTGCACAGGCCACAAAAAAGCCCGCCTTGCGGCGGGCTTTTTTGTGGCCTTGCGTGAGCAGGCTTAGGCCATAACAGGAGAAGGCATGAGCTGTTCGCGGGCCGGAGATTCCTCAACGGCGGAAACGGACTCGACCTTTTCCTCAAGATACAGATCGCGATTTTCGTCCAGATGGCGAAGGAAGGCGTTGTTCAAGGCGTGACCCGAAGCGAACACCTCGAAGTGGCCCTGGAGCCGAGCGCCGAAGGTGGCGATGTCACCGACGAAGTCGAGCATCTTGTGACGAACGAATTCGTCTTCAAAGCGCAGCCCGTCAGCATTAAGAATATTGTATTCATCCAGTACAACCGCGTTATCAAGCGAACCGCCAAGCGCCAAGCCATTGGCATGCAGGTAGTCAACTTCCTTGAGGAAACCGAAAGTGCGGGCCTTGGCGAGATGCTGAGCGAAATTCTCCGGGGTGATTTCCAAAGTCATGTGCTGGCGGCCGATAAGGGGATGGGCGAACTCGATGGTGTAATCAACGCGCAGGCCATCATACGGACGAGCCTTGATGTACTTGCCATCCTGCTCGAACTCCATGGCCTTCTTGAAGGTCAGGACCTTGCGGGGCTTGTTCAGGGTGCGCACGCCCGCCTGCTTAAGCAGATACACGAAGGAACCGGCGCTGCCGTCCATGATGGGCACTTCCTTGCCCGTGACTTCAATATGGATGTTGTCGATGCCCATACCGTTGATGGTGGCGAGCAGATGTTCGACTGTGGCCACGGTCTCACGGCCGTCACCCAGCACCGTGGCCAGGCTGGTCTCCACGACCAGGGACGGGGCAGGTGTCATGAAGGTGGAACCGGAACCATCGCGTAGCGAAAACAGAATTCCGGTATCCTCAGCTGCGGGCCGGAGAACCAGATCCACCTGCTTGCCGCTGTGGAGACCGATACCGGTGCAACGTACTGATCTATGTATGGTTGTCTGAGACATTATTCCTCCGCTTGATTAACCAATTAGCCTTAAGCAAGAACAATGCCATCAGATTGAACACTTATAACATGCTGAATTATAACAATATTCATGGTTGCCACACATCCAAACACGTGTTGCATTCCAGCAACTCTTTGTTTTTTTACAACAAGGACAGGATGGAGTTGTTGCATTTCTACGATTATTTTTTACGCGCAAAGACCATTCGATCCAGCCCTGCCAGGTCTTTTTGCACCCCAACCACTTCAAATTCCGGATGATTACTATCAATGATATCTATTACCATTTTTGCCTGATCGTAACCAATCTCCATGAAGAAACGTCCGGCGGGTTTGAGCATGGCGGCCACATGGGAGAGCATGGCCCGAATGTGATCGAGACCGTCCGGCCCACTGACCAGTGCGCCTGTCGGTTCGAACCCGGTGACCTCATGACTGGCGGCAGCGAACTCGGGCTCGCTCACATACGGCGGATTGGAGACGATCAAATCAAAGGTCCCTTCCACCGCGCCATGAGTAAAGTCCATTTGACGAAATTCAAGGCGATCAAGGACGTTATGGGTACGCGCATTGCCCTGGGCCATCGCCAGAGCGTCCGGGCTGATGTCTACGGCGACGCCTCGCGCCTTGGGAAAGAGAGAGGCAATGGTCACGGCCAATATGCCGGAACCGGTGCCGAGATCGACAAAATAAAAGGACTGATCCTTGGCGAAAGATGCCTCCACCGCTTCCACGATGTGCTCGGTCTCGGGTCGGGGAATGAGCACGGCGGGTGAAACGGCAAAGTCCAGACCGTAGAATTCTCTGGTTCCCAGGATGTATGCCACAGGCTCCCCTGCTTCCCGGCGGGTCACAAGGGTATCTATGGCGGCGAGCTCGTTGTCCGTAAGTACCCTGCCCCTTTCAAGGTTGAGCGAAAGGCGAGAACAGCCCAAGGCCTGGGCCGCAAGAAGTTCCGCGCTCAAACGGGGCGAGTCCACGCCGGAAAGGCGGGACTCGCACTCCTTGAGCACGTCCTGTATTTTTCGGGACACGGATGCTCCTGCGCGGGGCGGCTAGTCGCCCTGGCGCTTGAGCGCTTCGGCCTGGAAGTGGCTGATCAATGCGTCGGTGAGCTCCTGCAGTTCGCCTTCCATAATCTGGGGAAGCTTGTGCAGGGTCAGGTTGATGCGGTGATCGGACACGCGGCCCTGGGGATAGTTGTAGGTGCGGATGCGCTCGGACCGGTCGCCGGAGCCAACCTGGCTGCGCCGGGCGGCTTCTTCCTCGGCCTTGGCCTTGTCCTGCTCCATCTGCAACAGACGGGAACGCAGAACCTTCAAAGCCTTGGCCTTGTTCTTATGCTGCGACTTTTCGTCCTGACAGATAACAACCAACCCGGAAGGGATGTGGGTTACGCGGATTGCCGAGTCCGTGGTGTTGACCGACTGGCCACCGGGACCGGAAGACCGGAACACGTCGACGCGCAGGTCTTCGGGGCGGATGTCCACGTCCACTTCTTCGGCCTCGGGCATGATCGCCACGGTCACAGCCGAGGTGTGGATACGGCCCTGGGATTCGGTGGCCGGGACACGCTGTACCCGGTGGGTGCCGGACTCGTACTTGAGCTTGCTGTAAACCTTGTCGCCGGAGATGGAGGCAATGACTTCCTTGTAACCGCCGGAACCGGTGCTGTTGGAGCTCATCTCCTCAACCTTCCAGCTGTTGATCTCTGCGTAACGGGTGTACATGCGGTACAGATCGGCCGCGAACAAAGCCGCCTCGTCTCCGCCGGTACCGGCACGAATTTCCAGGATGATGTTCTTCTCATCCATGGGATCCTTGGGCAACAGCAGAACCTTGAGCTCGTCTTCGAGCCCGGGCAGTTGCGCCTCAAGCTCGTCGATCTCGGCCTTGGCCATTTCACGGATGTCCGGATCGGAGTCGTCCATCATCTCGTGGTTATCCGCAAGCTCCTGCGAAAGCGTCTTGTACCTGCGGAAGACCTCGACCACTTCGCCCAGATCGGCGTGGGCCTTGGAGACTTTCTTGTAGCGCTCCTGATCATTGAAAATATCGGGCTCCGCAAGCTCCTGCTCCAACTTAACGTATTTCTCTTCAATCTCTTCAAGCTTGCCAAACATGATCAGCACTCCTCGGCATTGACAGCGCATCGCAGGGCGGCAATGGCCACCTCAAGCTGGCTGTCGTCAGGTTCCTTGGTGGTCAGCATCTGCATCATCAGCCCCGGCCAGCACATCAGCTTGCACAAACCGTTCTTGCTGTATTTCCCGGCGAACTTGATCATCTCGTAGGCCACGCAACTGACGGGGATCATAAGAATGAGTTTCATACCGACGATGTACAGATGTTTGACGATGAAATGTTCCGGCGAATAGAACGTCAGCAGCCAGGGCACCAGCACGGCGTAAAGCATGATGGACACCGCCAGAACGAACAGCAGAAAAGCGGTACCGCACCGCGGGTGCAGGCGGCTATAGAAGCGGCTCGACGCGGGTGATAGCTCCTTGCCCTCTTCCCATGTCCAGATGACCTTGTGTTCGGCCCCGTGGTACTGAAAGACCCGGCGGATATCCGGGATGTACGATATGGCCAGAATATAGCCCACGAAGACGATCATCTTTATCAGACCGTCCCAGGCATGGAAACTGAGGGAATCCACATCGCCGCCCCACCCGAGCAGTTCCATGCCCACGGACAGGAAATGCGGCAAGACCACGAACAGGCCAAGCGCGGCGCCCAACGCCAGCACCATGGTCAAGACCAGATGCCAGGTGGTCAATTCGCAGCCTTCGTCCTCAACGTCTTCGGCGGCCTGTACTGCGGAATAATTCAGGGCCTTGATGCCGTTGACCATGGTCTCCATGAGCACAGGGAAACCGCGCAGGAAGGGCTTCTTGAGCAAGGGATGCTTGACCAGGATGAACCACGGCCTCACATCGGTGACGATCTCGCCGTCCGCCTTGCGGATGGCAATGGCAAGCTTGTCCTTGGCGCGCATCATGACGCCTTCGATCACCGCCTGGCCGCCCACGGCCTGAGGCGCGGCCATCGTCAGAATTCCTCGCATTCTCAATCAGATACCCTCCGGTAAAGGAAACGTTCCTGGGCGGTCCACAAATGGTCCCGCACAGGAGGAGAATCAGTGATTCCCCGCCGATTGTAAAGGCCGGATAAAACAATATGCCTCCGTAGGGCAGACGACCCCAACGAAGGCATATGGTCTCGGCTTACGCCGAAAAAACGTAGCTACTTGGACTTTGCGGCCAGGCTGCTCAGATCGCCATACTTCTTGCGGAAGCGGTCGATGCGGCCGGCGGTGTCCACGAAGCGCTGCTTACCGGTGTAGAAGGGATGGCAGTTGGAGCAGATTTCCACTTCGAACTCCTCACCCTTGGTGGTCAGCAATTCGGCCTCGTAGCCGCAGTGGCAACGAACTTTGGCCTTGTAAGTCTTGGGATGAATATCGTTTTTCATGACTATCTCCTGTCATTCTTTTTGCGTGGAACTCGGTCTTATACGCACTGCCCTACCGCTTGGCAAGGAAAATTTCCGAAAATCTTCGGGTATGGCAATAACTTTGACCGCTATTCCGAACGAGGCCGCCAGGGCGCAAAAAAGGCGGGGGCCGAAGCTCCCGCCTTGGTCAGTCGAGTTCGGTCGAGAACTAGACGCAGCCGGTGGGCTTGGGCAGGCCGGCCATCTTACAGGCGCCTTTACCAGGTCCGGACGGGAACAGTTCGTAGATCTGCTTCAGCTTGAAGCCGGTGACCTTGGAGAGGATGCGCACCATGGGAGCGATGCCGTTCTTCTTGTAGTAGTCCTGCAGGAAGTCGATGACTTTCTGATGGTCCTCGGAGATCTCCTTGATGCCCTCGGATTCCTTCACGTATTCGACCCAAACCGGGGTCCAATCTTCAAATTTCTGCAGGAAGCCGTCTTCGTCAACTTCGAAAGAAGAGCCCTGGAATTCAACAACAGCCATTGTATCCTCCTAAGTGGATGTTTGTCTTGCTGTAGCCCCGGAAATCCCCGGAGCGACCTTATCCAAATAAACAGCGATCCGCTGCTTAGCTGCAAATGAAAGACTCGGTCTAAAACCGTGGAGGGACATTACGTCTCCTCCCTAACCTTGTCAAGTACTCGGCACATTTCAATAGGATAAAAAGGAATCCACCAAAACGTCTATAACGGACTAGGATTCCTCAAGTTCAAGTAGATGCTCTCGAGCGTATTCCAAGGTCGGGTCCATGTCGAGGGACGCCTTGAGGTAATCCTCAGCCTCCTGCCGATTACCCATAAACTTGTGGCAGAGGCCGAGATTGGCGAGATCGTGCGGCGATCCGCTGTCGATATCCAGAGATGCCTGGAAGTCGGCTGCAGCCTCTTCGTAACGCCCTGCCTTGAAGTGACCCACGCCGCGCAGGTTGAAGAACTCCCGGCATTCATCGTCCAGCTCCACGGCCCGGTCGAGCAGAGGCAGAGCGTCCTCCCACTCTTCCATCTGGGACAGGGCGTATGCCTGGTAAAAGACCGCCAGGGCACGCTCGGCGTCGGCCGGTTGCAGGTCCACGGATTCCTCGAACTGGGCCGCGGCGTACAGAGGGTCGCCCATGCGCAGAGCCAGAAGTCCTCTGAAGAACGGCAGGAAGTACGCTCCAGGATATATCTCCTCCAGAACGTCGAGTCCTTCCATCGCATCGTCGAAATCAGCGTCCTCGGCCAGAATGCGACCGACGAACAAACCGATGGATCGATGCGGGGTGCGCTCCCGAAAGTCGAAGCCCGGCACGAAGTTGTAATTGGCCGTGACCATCAGATCGGGATGCCGGGTGTCCACCGCATACAGGGTGACGCCCTTCTCGGCGAGCCCCTGGGCCAGAGCCATCAATTCATTATATATGTCACCATCCTCGACCGTTGGCAGGGTATCCAGGGAAACCACGTCCCCCTGCTTGAGCCACTCGATCTGGTCCAGTTCCGTGAACTTGGGCAGACCCGAGGCCTCATAAACCCTGCTGGTCTCGAAATCCCCGGCCAGCTGCGCGACCTCGGTCACGGCACGGATGGCCGCCTTGACCGGCGACGCCGCGGTTCCGGCGGTAAAAACAATTTCGCTCAAAGCCGGAAACGTCTTGCGATCCCAGGCAACGGCAGCCACCGTGGGCACGGGGTACCCCAACGAGAAATCCTTGAGGATGATGCTCACGCCATTGCGGTCGAAGCAGTCCAGCAAACGACGCAGTACGGGGTCTTCGCAGGTTGCCTGGTCAATGGTCGGAGTCGTTTGCCGCGAGCGGTCTATCCGCGCACAAACATGCCGTTCCACCAGTTCACAAGCCCCCTGCTCGATGGATTCCTCGAAGGTGTTACCGGCAGAAGAACCATTGAACTCGTTGAGCTTCTTGAACCAATCGAGGGGTACATACTCGGTTTTTCCGGTATGCACGTTCAGAGCGGGATGGAATTTCCACCGAAGCAGATCCATAAGCCGGACGGCCTTGTCCTGGACGATTTCCTCGTCCACCGACTGGATAACCTGCCTGATGTCCATGACCTGACCGGGCCATTTCTCCTGCGCCTCAGACCAGGTCAACTCCGTAAAATTGTCCGGATCGGCCCAGAAGCTGAAATAGGAATAGCGTTCGACCAATTCCATGAGCGCGGAGGCTTCCGCCTGCTCCGGCGAAGCGCCCTTGCCCATCTGCTTGCGCGTGGGCATGACCGCACGGGCAGCCGGACCGCACTGGCTGACGAAAACCGGGATGCCGAGCCGCCCGGTGTCCACCCGGTCGGTCTGAGCCAGAACGCCCTCGCACTTCTCGGCCAGGGCGGCCTTCACGCGACGCACGGTTTCCACCGGGGTGCAGGCCTTGTCCTGGTCCGTGGTAAAGGATTTGGGACAATTCTTGAGTTCGATCACGCGCCCTTCCTCTTCATGCGGAACATGTTGATGACATTCTCCTCACCGGTCTCGTTGTCCTTGTACTTGGCCTCGGACTTCATCATGGCGAAGA
This window harbors:
- a CDS encoding YcaO-like family protein, with product MIELKNCPKSFTTDQDKACTPVETVRRVKAALAEKCEGVLAQTDRVDTGRLGIPVFVSQCGPAARAVMPTRKQMGKGASPEQAEASALMELVERYSYFSFWADPDNFTELTWSEAQEKWPGQVMDIRQVIQSVDEEIVQDKAVRLMDLLRWKFHPALNVHTGKTEYVPLDWFKKLNEFNGSSAGNTFEESIEQGACELVERHVCARIDRSRQTTPTIDQATCEDPVLRRLLDCFDRNGVSIILKDFSLGYPVPTVAAVAWDRKTFPALSEIVFTAGTAASPVKAAIRAVTEVAQLAGDFETSRVYEASGLPKFTELDQIEWLKQGDVVSLDTLPTVEDGDIYNELMALAQGLAEKGVTLYAVDTRHPDLMVTANYNFVPGFDFRERTPHRSIGLFVGRILAEDADFDDAMEGLDVLEEIYPGAYFLPFFRGLLALRMGDPLYAAAQFEESVDLQPADAERALAVFYQAYALSQMEEWEDALPLLDRAVELDDECREFFNLRGVGHFKAGRYEEAAADFQASLDIDSGSPHDLANLGLCHKFMGNRQEAEDYLKASLDMDPTLEYAREHLLELEES